One window from the genome of Alkalihalobacillus sp. LMS6 encodes:
- a CDS encoding cytochrome c biogenesis CcdA family protein, with amino-acid sequence MEVTLSIAFFAGLVSFFSPCIFPLMPAYLSQLTGTTVTNGAIAAPRRVILSRSFGFIAGFTLVFMLFGLASTMLGQLFISNQLLLERLGGIVIILFGLQMTGLISIRALFTDKRMEPSQNSAASFSKSLLFGFLFAAGWTPCIGLVLAAILTLASTSATIWNGVFLLLVYSIGLGIPFLLIGLLWARSLHKIKRINRYLPIIQKTSGVVMIILGILLFTGFFSTLAAMMAQYTPNWMQ; translated from the coding sequence ATGGAAGTTACGTTAAGCATTGCTTTCTTCGCAGGCTTAGTTTCTTTCTTTTCACCTTGTATCTTTCCATTAATGCCTGCTTACTTGTCACAATTAACAGGCACGACTGTTACAAACGGAGCAATTGCTGCGCCGAGAAGAGTAATTTTATCAAGAAGTTTTGGCTTTATTGCTGGCTTTACCCTTGTGTTTATGCTCTTTGGCTTAGCTAGTACGATGCTTGGACAACTCTTTATTAGCAACCAATTATTATTAGAACGTCTAGGTGGAATCGTCATTATTTTGTTCGGACTACAGATGACGGGATTGATATCTATACGCGCATTGTTCACAGACAAACGTATGGAACCTTCACAAAATTCTGCGGCGAGTTTCTCTAAATCTCTTTTATTTGGTTTTTTATTTGCAGCTGGCTGGACTCCATGTATTGGCCTTGTTTTGGCAGCCATTTTAACGTTGGCTAGTACCTCGGCAACCATTTGGAACGGCGTTTTTTTACTACTCGTTTATTCAATCGGGTTAGGGATTCCCTTTTTACTCATTGGGCTACTATGGGCGCGTTCGCTACATAAAATCAAACGAATCAATCGCTATTTACCGATTATCCAGAAAACAAGCGGCGTTGTCATGATTATTCTCGGTATTCTACTATTTACTGGGTTTTTCTCAACTTTAGCCGCAATGATGGCGCAATACACGCCAAACTGGATGCAATAA
- a CDS encoding transglycosylase domain-containing protein, which yields MLKKWSIVVSAVIGMMALSFIIFVGFMLAGSFQLDEEKLMMNRSSVLVDTNGDVITNLYMENREFVTIDQIPEHVQHGFVAMEDSRFYEHQGIDFRAIGRALYRDILAGAKVEGGSTITQQLAKNLFLSNEKAWLRKTNEVLIAMNLERQYSKEEILEMYLNQIYFGHGAYGIEAASNLYFNKPASELTVNEGASLVAVVNAPSTFSLFNEPDRNKERRDLVLTVMAQQSYLSSEEAETYQEVPIETDRQDHELDEALFTYIDMVMDEASERYNISNNELLTGGYRIVSPINLEFQHQTYDALHDEQYYPEGSSDAQGAMMFMDVNTGGVLAAQGGKDYVRKGLNRLHVNRSPASTFKPLAVYAPALESGVYHPYSMLKDELLLYEDETENGYTSRNVTGEYKGELTLYDSLVESANAPAVWLLNEMGVSDSVNQLRKFGLQVPDRQLSLALGGLYEGVSPYEMTRSYRPFAHEGQLIEPHVIKDLYDRNGKRVGGANQVETEVISEQTAWSMTRMLEQVMNEGTGATGAQMTSPIAGKTGTQGYPNVEGAVQDAWFVGYTPEVVGSVWMGYDTTTDEQYFTGGSQHPTRLFQAMVNELPASSQATAFAKPEGVKDLEPPIAMEEINGFEASYSLGGDGLLSVQLSWDDFQDDRMEYHVYEIHGDERSKVASNLKEPIYTEGRYNPFNIPSYQVVAYDPITEVEGSESAIQKPSFEFSLSLSQ from the coding sequence GTGTTAAAAAAATGGAGTATTGTTGTCAGTGCTGTTATTGGAATGATGGCACTATCATTTATAATTTTTGTTGGCTTTATGCTAGCAGGCTCTTTTCAGCTAGATGAAGAAAAGTTAATGATGAATCGCTCCAGTGTTCTTGTTGATACAAATGGAGATGTGATTACAAATTTATATATGGAAAATCGTGAATTCGTTACGATTGACCAGATACCTGAGCATGTTCAGCACGGGTTTGTTGCGATGGAAGATTCACGGTTTTACGAGCATCAAGGAATTGATTTTAGAGCAATTGGACGAGCGTTATACCGAGATATTTTGGCAGGCGCAAAAGTCGAGGGTGGAAGTACGATCACTCAGCAGCTGGCAAAAAATTTATTTCTGTCAAATGAGAAGGCTTGGTTAAGAAAAACGAATGAAGTTTTAATTGCAATGAATTTGGAACGTCAATATAGTAAAGAAGAAATTCTAGAAATGTACTTAAATCAAATTTATTTTGGGCATGGTGCATACGGGATCGAGGCAGCATCGAATCTTTATTTTAATAAACCAGCTTCTGAATTAACCGTAAATGAAGGTGCTTCTTTAGTAGCAGTCGTCAACGCGCCAAGTACGTTTTCTCTTTTTAATGAGCCGGACCGTAACAAAGAACGTCGTGATTTAGTGTTAACAGTAATGGCGCAGCAATCATATCTATCAAGTGAAGAGGCGGAGACATATCAGGAAGTGCCGATTGAAACGGATCGTCAAGACCATGAGCTAGATGAAGCGCTATTTACGTATATTGATATGGTGATGGACGAGGCGAGTGAACGCTACAATATTAGCAATAATGAGCTACTAACAGGTGGCTATCGAATTGTTAGTCCGATTAATCTTGAGTTCCAGCATCAAACGTACGACGCCTTACATGATGAACAATACTATCCAGAAGGAAGTTCAGATGCACAAGGCGCGATGATGTTTATGGATGTCAATACGGGTGGCGTTTTAGCGGCTCAAGGAGGAAAAGATTATGTGCGGAAGGGATTAAACCGTCTGCATGTTAATCGGTCTCCAGCCTCTACATTTAAGCCATTAGCTGTTTATGCACCTGCTTTAGAAAGTGGTGTGTATCATCCGTATTCAATGTTAAAAGATGAACTGCTTCTTTATGAAGACGAAACGGAAAATGGCTACACATCGAGGAATGTTACAGGAGAATACAAGGGGGAATTAACATTGTATGATTCCCTTGTAGAGTCTGCAAATGCCCCTGCTGTTTGGTTATTAAATGAAATGGGCGTTAGCGATTCTGTAAATCAACTGCGGAAATTTGGCTTACAAGTGCCAGATCGACAGCTGTCGCTTGCTCTTGGTGGGTTATATGAAGGGGTTTCTCCTTATGAAATGACTCGTTCGTATCGCCCATTTGCACATGAAGGGCAGTTAATTGAGCCTCATGTGATTAAGGATCTATACGATCGAAACGGAAAACGTGTTGGCGGGGCAAATCAAGTGGAGACGGAAGTGATTTCCGAACAAACGGCTTGGTCGATGACGCGGATGCTGGAACAAGTAATGAACGAAGGTACAGGAGCAACAGGTGCGCAAATGACTTCGCCTATAGCTGGTAAAACTGGTACTCAAGGCTATCCGAATGTAGAAGGCGCTGTTCAGGATGCGTGGTTTGTTGGCTATACGCCTGAAGTGGTTGGTTCGGTTTGGATGGGGTATGATACAACAACGGACGAGCAGTATTTTACTGGTGGAAGTCAACATCCGACCCGTTTATTTCAAGCGATGGTGAATGAATTACCAGCTTCAAGCCAGGCAACGGCTTTTGCCAAGCCAGAAGGGGTAAAAGATTTAGAGCCACCCATAGCTATGGAAGAGATTAATGGCTTTGAAGCTAGCTATTCGCTTGGAGGGGATGGACTCTTAAGCGTTCAATTATCATGGGATGATTTTCAAGATGATCGAATGGAATATCACGTCTATGAAATCCATGGTGATGAACGAAGCAAAGTAGCCTCCAATTTAAAGGAACCAATTTACACCGAGGGGCGCTACAACCCGTTTAATATTCCAAGCTATCAAGTTGTTGCGTACGACCCGATTACAGAGGTAGAAGGGTCGGAATCGGCTATTCAAAAACCAAGCTTCGAATTTTCTTTATCCTTAAGTCAATAA
- the hemE gene encoding uroporphyrinogen decarboxylase — MTLSMAFNDTFLKACRGEAHDHVPVWYMRQAGRSQPEYRKIKETHGLFEITHDPELCAYVTKLPVDQYNNDAAILYKDIMTPLPFIGVDVEIKSGVGPVIYNPITSEKDVEQLGELNPDKDVAHVLETIKILRTQLSVPLISFAGAPFTLASYMIEGGPSKNYHKTKAFMHSDPKAWHLLMDKLGSMTIAYVKAQVAAGSQAIQLFDSWVGALSVSDYNRFIKPVMDRILTEVKMDGIPLILHGVGTPHLMKTWKDMPADVIGLDWRTTIDEARELGINKTVQGNLDPSILLAPWHVIEQETKAILDQGLKSNHFIFNLGQGVFPEVSPDTLRRLTAFIHEYSAEFKQKG, encoded by the coding sequence ATTACATTGAGTATGGCGTTTAATGACACATTTTTGAAAGCATGTAGAGGGGAAGCCCACGATCATGTACCTGTTTGGTATATGAGACAAGCAGGACGTTCGCAGCCTGAATACAGAAAAATTAAAGAAACGCATGGTTTGTTTGAGATTACACATGATCCAGAACTTTGTGCTTATGTGACAAAGCTACCTGTTGATCAATATAACAATGATGCAGCCATTCTTTATAAAGACATTATGACACCGCTACCTTTTATCGGGGTAGATGTAGAGATTAAGTCTGGCGTAGGTCCGGTGATTTATAACCCTATTACATCAGAAAAAGACGTGGAGCAGCTAGGGGAATTAAACCCTGATAAAGATGTCGCTCACGTACTAGAAACCATTAAAATTTTGCGAACACAACTGAGCGTTCCTTTGATAAGTTTTGCAGGTGCTCCTTTTACCTTGGCGAGCTATATGATTGAAGGGGGACCTTCCAAAAACTATCATAAAACAAAAGCGTTCATGCATTCTGATCCAAAAGCATGGCATCTTTTAATGGACAAACTTGGTTCTATGACGATCGCCTATGTGAAAGCCCAAGTAGCAGCTGGTTCACAAGCCATTCAGTTATTTGATTCTTGGGTCGGCGCTTTAAGTGTGAGTGATTATAATCGGTTTATTAAACCAGTCATGGATCGAATTTTGACGGAAGTGAAAATGGATGGCATTCCACTTATTTTACACGGTGTAGGGACGCCGCATTTAATGAAAACGTGGAAAGATATGCCTGCTGATGTTATTGGTTTAGACTGGCGAACAACGATTGATGAAGCAAGAGAGCTAGGGATAAACAAAACGGTTCAAGGAAATTTAGACCCGTCTATTTTACTTGCGCCTTGGCATGTCATTGAACAAGAAACAAAAGCAATATTAGATCAAGGCTTAAAAAGCAATCATTTTATTTTTAATTTAGGTCAAGGTGTATTTCCGGAAGTTTCTCCAGATACGTTACGACGGTTGACTGCATTTATTCATGAATACTCAGCAGAATTCAAGCAAAAGGGGTAG
- the hemH gene encoding ferrochelatase: MKKKIGLLVMAYGTPRKKEEIEPYYTHIRHGRPPSEEALQDLTDRYEAIGGISPLAHITEQQANGLADTLNKRYDQFEFIPYLGLKHIAPFIEDAVQQMHQDGIEEAVSIVLAPHFSTFSVKSYNGRAQKEAETLGGLTIKSVESWYTEPKFLAYWTEKIQEEMKKVQSKEDLCVIFSAHSLPEKIIAAGDPYPQQLEETATLLAEAANIPHYEIGWQSEGNTPDPWLGPDVQDLTRHLHAEHGYKAFMYCPVGFVAEHLEVLYDNDYECKVVTDELGATYLRPPMPNDHPQFLDAMADAIEKQFVTADQYES; the protein is encoded by the coding sequence ATGAAGAAGAAAATTGGCTTACTTGTGATGGCTTACGGTACGCCTCGTAAAAAAGAGGAGATTGAGCCTTATTATACGCATATACGCCACGGGCGCCCGCCTTCTGAGGAAGCGTTACAAGATTTAACCGATCGCTATGAAGCAATTGGTGGGATTAGTCCACTTGCGCATATTACGGAGCAACAAGCAAATGGCTTAGCGGACACACTTAACAAGCGCTATGATCAATTTGAATTTATTCCTTATTTAGGATTAAAGCATATCGCACCATTTATTGAGGATGCTGTGCAGCAAATGCATCAAGATGGAATTGAAGAAGCGGTTTCTATTGTACTCGCTCCTCATTTTTCTACATTTAGCGTGAAGTCCTATAATGGCCGGGCACAAAAGGAAGCAGAAACGTTAGGCGGACTGACGATTAAATCGGTTGAAAGCTGGTACACAGAACCTAAATTTTTAGCCTATTGGACGGAAAAAATTCAAGAAGAAATGAAGAAGGTTCAATCAAAAGAGGATCTCTGTGTCATTTTCTCTGCACATAGTTTACCGGAAAAAATCATTGCAGCAGGAGACCCGTATCCACAGCAGCTTGAAGAAACGGCAACACTGCTAGCAGAAGCTGCAAACATTCCTCATTACGAAATCGGTTGGCAGAGTGAAGGGAATACGCCTGATCCATGGTTAGGTCCAGATGTGCAAGACTTGACGCGCCATTTGCATGCTGAGCATGGATACAAAGCATTTATGTATTGTCCTGTAGGGTTTGTAGCTGAGCATTTAGAAGTACTCTATGATAATGATTATGAATGTAAAGTTGTCACAGATGAACTCGGTGCTACGTATCTTAGACCACCAATGCCAAATGATCATCCACAGTTTTTAGACGCAATGGCAGATGCGATTGAAAAACAATTTGTTACGGCGGATCAATATGAGTCGTGA
- the hemG gene encoding protoporphyrinogen oxidase, with the protein MSRDVAIIGAGATGLSAALWLEDHTSLTYDIFEQKQAAGGKVVTSIKDGFIMEGGADSYLERKTAMTELIERVGLQDELIRNEVGQAFILKNGTLYPNPKRTVLGIPTDIEEFMKTDLLSPEGKEEVLKEYEKPQAPRTNGDISLGDFFEFRLGKEMVRSLIEPLLGGIYGGNIYQLSMKATFPHFLKMEEEEGSLLRALAQKQQPNTDTKKQGMFLTVKTGLQSVFEAAVKELREDSVHFQKEVEELVKLENGSHMIQLADGEQKGPYAAVLVTVPPKKATSFIRDTNLRQHLEGLNATSCATVALTFPEEAIDNPYEGTGFVVARDGEESITACTWTDVKWPHTGKQGKTLMRAYVGKPDQPEIVQENDETILRTVIADLKTIMNVKADPEIVNITRWNEAMPQYKLGHVERVAKLRQYVAETMQGLYLAGAAFDGVGVPDCVRQGNEVAKKIAETVK; encoded by the coding sequence ATGAGTCGTGATGTAGCCATCATCGGAGCTGGCGCAACAGGTTTATCCGCAGCGCTATGGTTGGAAGACCATACTTCTCTTACGTATGACATCTTTGAACAAAAGCAGGCGGCTGGTGGAAAAGTCGTAACCTCGATTAAAGATGGATTTATTATGGAAGGTGGCGCTGATTCTTATTTGGAACGAAAAACGGCGATGACGGAGCTCATTGAACGAGTTGGTTTACAAGACGAATTGATTCGCAATGAAGTCGGACAAGCGTTCATTTTAAAAAATGGTACGTTATATCCTAATCCGAAAAGAACCGTTTTAGGTATACCAACAGATATTGAAGAGTTTATGAAAACGGATCTGCTTTCACCTGAGGGAAAGGAAGAAGTTCTGAAAGAATATGAAAAACCGCAAGCGCCAAGAACAAATGGAGACATTTCACTAGGGGATTTTTTCGAATTTCGATTAGGAAAAGAAATGGTACGTTCCCTGATCGAGCCTCTATTAGGCGGAATATACGGTGGGAACATCTATCAACTTAGCATGAAGGCGACATTTCCACATTTTCTTAAAATGGAAGAAGAAGAGGGTAGTTTGTTGCGCGCGTTAGCGCAGAAACAACAGCCAAATACGGATACAAAGAAACAGGGAATGTTTTTAACCGTTAAAACAGGTCTTCAATCGGTGTTTGAAGCGGCTGTAAAAGAATTACGCGAAGACAGCGTTCATTTTCAAAAAGAAGTTGAAGAACTCGTTAAACTAGAAAATGGTAGCCATATGATTCAACTAGCGGATGGTGAGCAAAAAGGTCCGTATGCAGCTGTTTTGGTTACGGTTCCTCCCAAAAAAGCGACCTCTTTTATACGCGATACAAATTTACGTCAACACCTTGAAGGTTTAAACGCGACAAGTTGTGCAACGGTTGCACTAACATTTCCTGAGGAAGCAATTGATAACCCTTATGAAGGAACAGGCTTTGTTGTTGCCAGAGATGGGGAAGAGTCTATTACAGCTTGTACATGGACGGATGTTAAGTGGCCTCATACAGGAAAGCAAGGAAAAACTTTAATGAGAGCATATGTCGGAAAGCCTGACCAACCAGAGATTGTTCAAGAGAATGACGAAACCATACTACGAACGGTTATTGCTGATTTAAAAACAATTATGAATGTGAAGGCTGATCCAGAGATTGTCAACATTACTCGTTGGAATGAAGCAATGCCGCAATATAAGCTTGGTCACGTTGAACGTGTTGCAAAGTTGCGACAGTATGTTGCAGAAACGATGCAAGGTTTGTATTTGGCGGGTGCGGCATTTGATGGTGTAGGTGTTCCTGATTGTGTCAGACAAGGAAATGAAGTTGCCAAGAAAATAGCTGAAACCGTAAAGTGA
- a CDS encoding YrzI family small protein — MTFSILFFSIQIKKRTYSKKELETIVYNNKAIERLEEIRSSYYMH; from the coding sequence ATGACTTTTTCCATTTTGTTCTTTTCCATTCAAATTAAAAAACGAACGTATTCAAAGAAAGAGCTTGAAACCATCGTCTATAACAATAAGGCGATCGAGCGTCTCGAAGAAATTCGTTCCTCTTATTATATGCATTAA
- a CDS encoding Spo0B domain-containing protein: MKSDKEIIKVLSSIRHDWLNVMQLIKGNVALGHYDRVDTIIADAVFQTANESRLCSLDLPKTAVTILEKKYSQMNHVLDIEVDGVLFSLAKYDEQLAHAFSQFFLSYETLLENDTSQLHIVFTFFDSSCLIEISSDHDFNNEEVLYRSLEPLNDWFKIETVNSDTFGVTVLINV, encoded by the coding sequence ATGAAAAGCGATAAAGAGATAATCAAAGTTCTAAGTTCAATCCGTCATGATTGGTTGAATGTCATGCAGCTCATTAAAGGAAATGTTGCATTAGGGCATTATGACCGTGTGGATACGATTATCGCTGACGCTGTTTTTCAAACTGCTAATGAGAGTCGGTTGTGTAGTCTCGACCTACCGAAAACCGCAGTAACAATCTTAGAGAAAAAATATTCGCAAATGAACCACGTTTTGGATATTGAAGTTGATGGTGTTCTTTTTTCGTTAGCTAAATATGATGAACAGCTAGCGCACGCATTTTCGCAGTTCTTTTTATCATATGAGACGTTACTGGAAAATGACACAAGTCAACTGCACATTGTCTTCACTTTTTTTGATTCTTCTTGTTTAATTGAAATCAGCTCTGACCATGATTTTAATAATGAAGAAGTGTTATATAGGAGTTTAGAACCGTTAAACGATTGGTTTAAAATAGAAACTGTAAATAGTGATACGTTCGGCGTGACAGTACTTATTAATGTGTAG
- the obgE gene encoding GTPase ObgE, translating to MFIDKVKVYAKGGDGGNGMAAYRREKYVPDGGPAGGDGGRGANVVLKVDEGLRTLMDFRYNRHFKAKRGEHGMSKSMHGKNAKDLIVSVPPGTTVTDEATGALIADLTEHGQTAIVAKGGRGGRGNIRFATPVNPAPDHAENGEPGIERDIILELKVLADVGLVGFPSVGKSTLLSIVSAAKPKIADYHFTTITPNLGVVDTADNRSFVMADLPGLIEGAHEGVGLGHQFLRHIERTRVIVHLIDMSALEGRDPIDDYKKITTELEQYNYRLTERPQIVVANKMDMPGAAENLERFKQEMGDDVKVHSMSAITREGVRELLLTIADELEHAPEFPLHDKETDEEARVVYRHETPIEPFIITRADDGVFEVAGAELERVFKMTDFARDESVRRFARKLRRMGVDASLREKGAKDGDMVRIMKFEFEFIE from the coding sequence ATGTTTATAGATAAAGTGAAAGTATATGCAAAAGGTGGCGACGGTGGAAACGGCATGGCCGCTTATCGTCGTGAAAAATATGTGCCAGATGGTGGGCCTGCAGGTGGCGATGGCGGCCGTGGCGCTAATGTGGTCTTAAAAGTGGATGAAGGCCTACGGACACTAATGGATTTTCGATATAACCGACATTTTAAAGCAAAACGTGGTGAACACGGGATGTCTAAAAGTATGCACGGGAAAAATGCAAAGGATTTAATTGTTTCTGTGCCACCCGGTACCACTGTGACAGATGAGGCAACAGGTGCGCTAATTGCGGATTTAACTGAACATGGTCAAACGGCTATTGTCGCAAAAGGAGGCCGTGGCGGTCGTGGAAATATTCGTTTTGCCACACCTGTTAATCCGGCTCCAGATCACGCTGAAAATGGTGAACCTGGAATTGAACGAGATATTATTCTTGAACTTAAAGTGCTTGCAGATGTTGGTCTCGTAGGATTTCCTTCTGTAGGAAAATCAACATTACTTTCAATTGTTTCAGCGGCAAAGCCTAAAATTGCAGACTATCATTTTACAACGATCACGCCTAACTTAGGTGTTGTTGATACAGCGGACAATCGTAGTTTTGTTATGGCTGATTTACCAGGATTAATTGAAGGGGCACATGAAGGTGTAGGCCTCGGTCATCAGTTCTTGAGACATATTGAACGAACGCGCGTTATTGTTCATTTAATTGATATGTCAGCCCTAGAGGGGAGAGATCCCATTGATGATTACAAGAAAATCACAACAGAACTTGAGCAGTACAATTATCGCTTAACAGAGCGACCACAAATTGTTGTTGCCAATAAAATGGACATGCCTGGTGCAGCTGAAAACCTAGAACGATTTAAGCAGGAGATGGGTGATGATGTTAAAGTTCATTCTATGTCGGCAATTACGAGAGAAGGGGTCCGAGAACTTCTTTTAACGATAGCTGATGAACTTGAACATGCGCCGGAGTTTCCGCTACACGATAAAGAAACAGATGAAGAGGCGAGAGTGGTTTATCGCCACGAAACACCTATTGAACCGTTTATTATTACACGTGCAGATGATGGTGTGTTTGAAGTTGCTGGTGCCGAGCTAGAACGAGTATTTAAAATGACAGACTTCGCTCGAGATGAGTCCGTCCGTCGCTTTGCTCGTAAGTTGAGAAGAATGGGCGTCGATGCTTCTTTACGAGAAAAAGGAGCAAAAGACGGAGATATGGTCCGAATTATGAAATTTGAATTTGAATTTATTGAATAG
- a CDS encoding ACT domain-containing protein, producing MSENQFFLVREDMLTDAMQRTLEAKALLSTGKAAKINEAVQLVGLSRSAFYKYKDGIFPFHSVNKERIITLMINLEDRSGTLSDLLQIVASTGANILTINQTIPLQGRASITLSVDTAPITMGLHELFAKMKSLEAVERVEMVGSGS from the coding sequence GTGAGTGAGAACCAGTTTTTTCTTGTTAGAGAAGACATGTTAACGGATGCGATGCAGCGTACGTTAGAAGCGAAAGCCTTGCTTTCTACTGGAAAAGCAGCAAAAATCAACGAAGCCGTTCAACTTGTAGGCCTTAGTAGGAGTGCATTTTACAAATATAAGGATGGTATTTTCCCATTCCATTCCGTGAACAAAGAGAGAATTATTACGCTAATGATTAACCTTGAAGATCGATCTGGTACGCTATCGGATTTGTTGCAAATTGTGGCGAGTACAGGTGCAAATATTTTAACCATAAATCAAACGATTCCGCTTCAAGGTCGAGCTAGTATTACCTTATCAGTCGACACAGCCCCTATCACAATGGGGCTGCATGAATTATTCGCAAAAATGAAATCGCTTGAAGCAGTCGAACGCGTAGAAATGGTTGGTTCTGGCTCATAG
- the pheA gene encoding prephenate dehydratase: MKKIGFLGPRGTFTEMAAKFMFPQDERIPLKTIPKTIDLAFNKGTDYAVVPIENAIEGTVNVTLDYLIHQKPMPIVASVSIGIAHHLLTASRKDFASLAPKKIISHPQALAQCHRFIQQHFPDVTIEHADSTAQAAAALAKNQDEDVCVIANREAANLYGLKIAAEDIHDYRENQTRFLVVSAHADATPIVPPSAQTGEVTTLMITLPSDFTGALHQVLSAFAWRKLNLSKIESRPTKTGLGNYFFIIDVEQLMDDVLLPGAIAELSALGCKVDVLGSYCAYSDQLVQAGKG, from the coding sequence ATGAAGAAAATTGGTTTCTTAGGACCGAGAGGAACATTTACTGAAATGGCGGCAAAATTTATGTTTCCGCAAGATGAAAGAATTCCGTTAAAAACGATACCGAAAACAATTGATCTCGCTTTTAACAAAGGAACAGATTATGCAGTTGTCCCAATTGAAAATGCCATTGAAGGAACAGTAAATGTCACTTTAGATTATTTAATTCATCAAAAACCAATGCCTATTGTTGCGTCTGTATCAATTGGTATCGCGCATCATTTGTTAACAGCTTCAAGAAAAGACTTTGCGTCACTAGCGCCTAAGAAGATCATTTCACACCCGCAAGCTTTGGCACAGTGTCATCGTTTTATTCAACAACACTTTCCTGATGTGACAATTGAGCATGCGGATTCAACTGCCCAAGCAGCCGCAGCTCTCGCCAAAAATCAGGATGAGGATGTATGTGTCATTGCAAACCGGGAAGCGGCGAATCTTTACGGATTAAAAATTGCTGCTGAAGATATTCATGATTACCGTGAAAATCAAACCCGCTTTCTTGTTGTATCTGCACATGCCGATGCGACACCAATCGTACCTCCAAGTGCGCAGACTGGTGAAGTAACAACTTTAATGATTACGTTGCCGTCAGATTTTACCGGCGCACTTCATCAAGTATTGTCCGCATTCGCTTGGCGAAAGTTAAACCTTTCTAAAATTGAATCGAGGCCTACAAAAACCGGTTTAGGAAACTATTTCTTTATTATTGATGTAGAACAATTAATGGATGATGTTCTCTTACCTGGAGCTATTGCTGAATTAAGTGCGCTAGGTTGTAAAGTTGATGTACTTGGAAGCTATTGTGCGTATAGCGATCAGCTCGTTCAGGCTGGAAAAGGTTGA
- a CDS encoding transcription repressor NadR, with protein sequence MKNQSKKLISTERRSAILDWLIEEGKPITGSDLARRSGVSRQVIVQDMSILKAKGEPIFSTAQGYLYLQQKQEKRIQRLVPVQHSPSDTKEELNIFVDCGLTVVDVTIEHAIYGEITGTLRLSSRQDVSDFCERLETHKANLLSQLTNGVHLHLVEAKTEAQIEIALKQLEEKGFLLKED encoded by the coding sequence TTGAAAAATCAATCAAAAAAACTAATTTCAACAGAAAGACGTTCCGCTATTCTAGATTGGTTAATCGAAGAAGGAAAACCGATAACTGGTAGTGATTTAGCGAGGCGTTCAGGTGTTAGTCGACAAGTTATTGTACAAGACATGTCGATTTTGAAAGCAAAAGGAGAGCCAATTTTTTCTACAGCTCAAGGGTATTTATACTTGCAACAAAAACAAGAAAAACGAATTCAACGATTAGTCCCTGTTCAACATTCTCCTAGCGATACGAAAGAAGAGCTGAATATCTTTGTTGATTGCGGATTAACCGTTGTAGATGTAACGATTGAACACGCGATTTACGGAGAAATTACCGGTACGCTACGGTTATCGAGTCGACAAGACGTTTCTGATTTTTGCGAGCGCTTAGAAACACACAAAGCGAATTTATTATCACAACTGACGAACGGGGTTCATTTACATCTTGTCGAAGCAAAAACGGAGGCACAGATTGAGATTGCCTTAAAACAACTTGAAGAAAAAGGGTTTTTACTTAAAGAAGATTAA